In Carya illinoinensis cultivar Pawnee chromosome 6, C.illinoinensisPawnee_v1, whole genome shotgun sequence, a single genomic region encodes these proteins:
- the LOC122313684 gene encoding spermidine synthase 1: protein MAEEGVSGSTDSPMKRPREEEEHSNGVSASTLSSIELEGNKEQPDCISSVIPGWFSEISPMWPGEAHSLKVEKVLFQGKSEYQNVMVFQSSTYGKVLVLDGVIQLTERDECAYQEMITHLPLCSIPNPKKVMVIGGGDGGVLREVSRHSSVEHIDICEIDKMVVDVSKQYFPEVAVGYEDPRVNLHIGDGVAYLKAAPEGTYDAIIVDSSDPIGPAQELFEKPFFESVAKALRPGGVVCTQAESIWLHMHIIEDIVANCRQIFKGSVNYAWTTVPTYPSGVIGFMLCSTEGPPVDFKHPVNSIDANDSHNKSRGPLKFYNPEIHTAAFCLPSFAKKVIERKSN, encoded by the exons ATGGCCGAAGAGGGTGTTTCTGGGTCCACGGATTCTCCCATGAAGAGGCcgagagaagaagaggaacaTAGTAATGGAGTCTCTGCTTCCACTCTGTCCTCCATCGAGCTGGAGGGGAACAAGGAGCAGCCTGATTGTATATCCTCTGTGATTCCTGGGTGGTTCTCTGAGATTAGCCCAATGTGGCCTG GTGAGGCACACTCCTTGAAGGTTGAGAAGGTCTTATTTCAAGGAAAATCTGAATATCAGAATGTCATGGTCTTTCAG TCATCGACATATGGAAAGGTTCTTGTTTTGGATGGGGTGATTCAGCTCACTGAAAGGGATGAATGCGCATATCAAGAAATGATCACTCACCTTCCACTGTGCTCAATCCCAAACCCAAAGAAG GTTATGGTTATTGGAGGAGGAGATGGTGGGGTCCTGCGGGAAGTGTCTCGCCATTCATCTGTTGAGCatattgatatttgtgaaattgaTAAGATGGTAGTTGAT GTTTCTAAACAGTATTTTCCTGAGGTAGCAGTTGGGTACGAGGATCCCCGAGTGAATCTTCATATTGGTGATG GAGTTGCATATTTGAAGGCTGCTCCTGAAGGAACTTATGATGCGATTATAGTGGATTCTTCTGACCCCATAG GTCCTGCACAAGAGCTTTTTGAGAAGCCCTTTTTTGAATCAGTAGCAAAGGCTCTTCGGCCTGGGGGAGTTGTGTGTACTCAGGCAGAAAGTATATGGCTTCACATGCACATAATTGAAGACATTGTGGCAAACTGTCGCCAGATATTTAAAGGCTCTGTCAACTACGCATGGACCACGGTGCCAACATACCCAAG TGGGGTGATTGGTTTTATGCTGTGTTCTACCGAGGGGCCCCCTGTTGACTTCAAGCACCCAGTGAATTCGATAGATGCAAATGACAGTCATAACAAATCCAGAGGACCCTTGAAATTTTACAACCCAGAG attCATACAGCGGCTTTCTGTTTGCCATCCTTTGCGAAGAAGGTGATTGAAAGGAAATCAAATTGA